Proteins from a genomic interval of Dendropsophus ebraccatus isolate aDenEbr1 chromosome 6, aDenEbr1.pat, whole genome shotgun sequence:
- the GYG1 gene encoding glycogenin-1 codes for MTGSICTAGSEEEVTAAPEPRSNRLSAEMADHAFVTLATNDSYAKGALVLGSSLQKYTSKKLVVLITPQVSDCMRHVLDKVYDVVRVVDVLDSEDSAHLALMERPELGVTLTKLHCWTLTEYSKCVFMDADTMVLQNIDDLFEREELSAAPDPGWPDCFNSGVFVYRPSIETYNQLIQLASDKGSFDGGDQGLLNTFFNTWATKDIHKHLPFIYNLSSVSIYSYLPAFKAFGASAKVVHFLGKVKPWNYTYDSKTRTLKGDVHDQTLIHPEFLNLWWDVYTSRILPLLTEHGVVKDVSTGLKAEEVTEAVSQMSIGAAAPPPPPSVSSEERRERWEQGQVDYMGEDSYDNIKKKLDAYLQ; via the exons ATGACCGGCAGCATCTGTACAGCTGGGTCAGAGGAAGAGGTGACCGCAGCTCCGGAACCGCGCAGTAACCGACTAAGCGCAGAGATGGCAG ATCATGCTTTTGTCACACTTGCCACAAATGACTCTTATGCAAAAGGAGCGTTGGTGCTGGGCTCAAGTCTTCAGAAATATACTTCAAAGAAGCTGGTTGTGCTTATAACTCCTCAGGTCTCAGACTGCATGAG gCATGTACTTGACAAAGTCTATGATGTTGTTCGGGTTGTGGATGTCTTAGACAGTGAGGATTCGGCTCACCTGGCTTTGATGGAAAGACCGGAGCTCGGTGTCACGTTAACAAAACTTCATTGCTGGACACTGACAGAATATTCCAAGTGTGTATTTATGGATGCAGATACAATG GTTTTACAGAATATTGATGACCTATTTGAACGAGAAGAGTTGTCTGCTGCCCCAGACCCAGGCTGGCCTGACTGCTTTAATTCTGGAGTGTTTGTATACCGACCATCTATTGAAACCTATAACCAGTTAATACAGTTGGCATCAGATAAAGGCAGCTTTGATG GAGGTGACCAAGGTTTACTCAACACATTTTTTAACACCTGGGCAACTAAAGACATCCACAAGCATCTCCCCTTTATTTATAACTTGAGCAGTGTCTCCATATATTCTTATCTCCCAGCATTTAAAGC GTTTGGTGCCAGTGCAAAGGTGGTGCATTTCCTTGGGAAAGTGAAGCCATGGAACTATACCTATGACAGTAAAACACGGACTCTGAAAGGAGATGTACATGACCAAACGCTAATTCATCCAGAGTTCCTCAACCTCTGGTGGGACGTCTACACATCCAGAATCCTTCCACTTTTAACAGAACATGGAGTTGTTAAAGATGTCTCAACTGGCTTAAAAGCG GAGGAGGTTACAGAGGCGGTGTCACAGATGTCCATAGGAGCAGCAGCACCTCCACCCCCACCGTCTGTATCTTCAGAAGAACGCAGGGAAAGATGGGAACAGGGCCAGGTTGACTACATGGGAGAAGATTCATACGACAACATCAAGAAGAAGCTGGATGCTTATCTCCAGTAG